The sequence ggtctaagtaaacctcataaagTAGTGTAGACGAAAAGTTTACAATTTTCCGCATTCTTAACCTATGAacgtaatgatgaatgctaagaggctagtcttagtcctcttcgaggacgacgacaccggttcCATCTAGGAGGAGATGTATCAAATCCTACAGCAGAAACTCGAGTTGAGGCACTACAAGTGAGCAAAGTTTTCCGTCAACTTAAAGATTATAGAACTACacatttaaaggaaaaattttgTTTACTAAACTACAAGAGAAGAAAATTGATCGTTTTGGTTCCTTTCTTACTTAAAACGTCAAAGAAATTTTAGATctagaatttataattttttatataagtaattaatcatatattcaaCTTAAAAACATGTAATTCCCTTGTTATCATTGATGATCCATCACCACAATATACAATGAGACCTAGGGCACAACTTTGTGAAATGTCTGAGAAGAACAACAATGATGTGGAGACAAAGATGGAGATAAATGGAGGAGAGATAATAATGAGGAAGTTGAAAATAAAGTATAATGATTGTTCGTCTTCTTCAAAGAGAATGAGGTTGAATCCTTACCAAAGAGAGAGGATTTGGATTTTTGCAAACAAGATCATGAGATGGGAATGGACAAAGAGCTATGAACAAGTTATCCCCttttgttatgaaattgacATCAATCCCAAATTATTGAAGAATTGGATTAACAACACCAGACGCAGAATTAGGCCCTTAGAAACAATGGGCATATAAGGAATAAGGATTAGTTACTTAAAATAAGTCTTTCTGTGTTCTCtacttatttaatatttttatttcttatttctcaTGTCTTCGATCTAtagaatttaataatataaaagtatTAAGTTttccgttttaatttattttcttacttttcttttttatttgttcttttacaATATTTCAGGTCTTAATTTTCACATGACATCACATGTTTCAGATAGTAGGAAAAGACATAGATTTTCTTCTTTACTTGTCCGGAAGATTCAATTACACGTTTAATTAGCATGGTGAGTACTTATGTGTCACACATTTTAGCTACTTAAAGGtgaacttatttatttatgggataatgcccaagtaccccctcaacctatgcccgaaatctcagagacacacttatactatactaaggtcctattacccccctgaacttattttattaataatcttctacccctttttagcctacgtggcactattttGTGGTCCCAACGAtggttaacttttttttttcaaactagtgccacgtaggctaaaaacgggtagaaaattacttataaaataagttcagggggataataggaccttagtatagtataagtgtgtctctgggatttcgggaataggttgagggggtaattgtgcattttccctttatttattgaaactaacatgacataaaaaaaaaaatataaacatacgtgttaaaagaatatcaaaataatcaaaattttcctTATGCCCGACCCTCAACATTTCTTCTCAAACTCTACCATCCTTCTCTTCTTCACACCGCACTCAGCACTCAttattgtcttcttcttcattctttagTTTTCATTacagtttttaattttttttatcacaactttaaaatacacttttcttttcattcgaaattaggttaattttatgtaagattaatccaaataaatgaaaaataataataattcaatttatttttctaagcttgaaaattttgaagctATGATGTTTAGACATACAAAACCTAGATGATGATGGAGAGGGGTTGGGCCTATCAACTTCATGTCGAAATTCTTATTTGGGATCATAAGAGATTAATAAATCACCCTTGAAATATCTCCATTTGGCTTCTGCCACCATTTGCGGTGAATCTTCAAGTGTTTTTGGAAAATAAAGacatatatttaaattcaatttaggCTTTGCGTTCCTCCATTTGAAGCCTGATATTCTTCACAAAAGAAGAAGTCTAACTAGCTGAAATTCATaacaaattgaatttattttaataaagcTGATGAGAAAATCAagattcttttatatatataaaaaaatgtctCGTGCTCTCTATTTGGGTTTTTAGTAGCTTCTTCTTGTTTTCAATTGTAACGATTGTTTATCTTTGAACACAATAACTAATTCAATATAGCAAagttttttatgatttggaattttttttacttttgttaaaggagttcaatctttttttttcttttttgattttgttataGGAATTTTACAGTTTTTTAATTTGGTGGTGATGACAATAATATGGGTTTGGTTGTACTTGGTGATAGGtgacaaaaattagaaaaaatggaatatgataagaaaaaatatatgaatattgataACGGTGATGATAATATTTGATATGGGTAACACAAACGAAGTAACATTAAACGTGATATAGTGAAATTATTCACATCGTGTCTCTTTTTAATTTCTGGAAATTGTTATTTGTCAAATTGAACTAGTCCCTTTACTTCTCATAATAGTTCTTGGAAGGAGAAACGAAATGTGTTATGTCCACTTGAAGATGTATgattagcaaaaaaaaaaacgaacCAGTTACTCCATTGACTTATTTAGATATATGTGAAATTAATCGCATCTTCAATATTATCCATGATTTTAATGATAGAGAAAATCTCATTTCAGCCaacttgaatataattttttggtaaAGCCGAAGTTATAAAGCTAGACAAGTGCAAAATTGAACAACAAAGCACATCATTTTATAACTTAAACAAGTTTCAGCTTCTATCACCCACTACACAATCGATTTAGCATTTCTTCTAACACTATCGacacataaaatttaattaactaaaatacaTGTTATAATATATGTGAATTTGGACAGCTACTgtacataaaaaatatgaaattaaattttaaatatcttgtatttaaaattGGTCAATTTAAGATGAATATCAAAATAAGTAAAGaaagtcaaataaaatattaaattaatgttaaATTAAAGGAAAGTTTTTaagaaactaatttttttaaaaaattacaaataaaattttgaaaattattcaaaaagaaaataatttaatgaaagGGCAAAAAAGTTTAAGAGGGGAATAAGTATTTTACAaagaaagaagtgaaaataatttaatatatataagattcaatatcaataaatatgttctaattaattatataatgaccaataaaaaatgatacatgaccattaatttatatattagtcctcttgaaaactttaatgaCATATGGACAATTTCTTGGACAATGTCGCCTCAACAAAGTGCAATCATGT comes from Solanum pennellii chromosome 1, SPENNV200 and encodes:
- the LOC107023026 gene encoding LOW QUALITY PROTEIN: zinc-finger homeodomain protein 4-like (The sequence of the model RefSeq protein was modified relative to this genomic sequence to represent the inferred CDS: inserted 2 bases in 1 codon; substituted 1 base at 1 genomic stop codon), translating into MANMLRANQAARTIYKPKGLVVYGECNRCLLASVTLMHFLVKYLECRHNYAARSHCYVLDGCGEFCPTGAPETLESFICATCHCHRNFHRKVVVDLENGVESPIISINHPSHGTSLVIIDDPSPQYTMRPRAQLCEMSEKNNNDVETKMEINGGEIIMRKLKIKYNDCSSSSKRMRLNPYQRERIWIFANKIMRWEWTKSYEQVIPFCYEIDINPKLLKNWINNTRRRIRPLXKQWAYKEXGLVT